The following DNA comes from Cellulophaga sp. HaHa_2_95.
AACGGTCATGAGCCAGAATTCATTCAAGCAGTGCAAGAAGTAGCGGAAACTGTAATCCCGTACATTGCAAAAAATAAAATCTACAATGGCAAGAATATATTGCTACGTATGGTGGAGCCAGAGCGCTTAATTTCTTTTAGAGTTGCCTGGGTAGATGACAAAGGAGAAATACATGTAAACAGAGGTTATAGAATTCAGATGAATTCTGCAATAGGCCCTTATAAAGGTGGCTTGCGTTTCCATCCATCTGTAAATGCAAGTATCCTTAAATTCTTAGCTTTTGAGCAAGTATTCAAAAATAGTTTAACCACATTGCCTATGGGTGGTGGTAAAGGAGGGTCAGATTTTGATCCTAAAGGAAAATCGGATGACGAAGTGATGCGTTTTTGCCATGCCTTTATGTTGGAATTAAACCGTCATATTGGGCCAAATACGGATGTGCCAGCGGGTGACATTGGTGTTGGTGCAAGAGAGATTGGTTTCTTATTCGGAATGTACAAGAAGATTAGAAATGAATTTACCGGAGTATTAACGGGTAAAGGACGTTCTTGGGGTGGTTCATTAATCCGTCCGGAAGCAACAGGATATGGTACGGTATACTTTGCGCAAAGTATGTTGCAAACGCAAGGAAAAGATTTTGCTGGTAAGAACGTAGTAATTTCAGGTTCTGGTAACGTTGCGCAATATGCTGCAGAAAAAGCATTGCAATTAGGGGCTAAAATATTAACCCTTTCAGATTCTCAAGGATATATCCATGATAAAGATGGTATAGATACGGAGAAGTTAGAATTTGTAATGGATCTTAAGAACAACCAAAGAGGTCGTATTTCTGAATATGCGGATAAATATGCTTCGGCAACTTTTCATGCAGGAAAAACACCATGGGAGGTGAGTTGTGATATTGCATTGCCATGTGCTACTCAGAATGAATTGAGTGGTGCTGATGCAAAAACATTAATTAAAAATGGATGTATTTGTGTAGCGGAAGGTGCAAACATGCCTTCTACTCCAGAGGCGATACATGAGTTTCATGAAGGTAAAATATTATTCGCTCCAGGAAAAGCGTCTAATGCTGGTGGTGTAGCAACTTCAGGATTAGAAATGTCTCAGAATTCATTACGTATCAGTTGGACAAGAGAAGAGGTTGATGGTCGTTTAAAGGATATTATGAGTGATATTCATGATTCTTGTATTGAATACGGAAAAGATGAGAATGGGTATTGCAACTATGTAAAAGGAGCAAACATTGCTGGTTTCGTTAAAGTTGCCGATGCCATGCTAGCACAAGGAGTTATTTAAGATTAAGACCTTAATATATGTAAAAAGCGAAGTTTCTGTGAAGAAGCTTCGCTTTTTTTGTTAAAGCTCGATATTTAAATTTTGATGTTAGCGTATGTTTTTTAAATCTTGTTGACCAATGATTGTCATTATTTCGATAACATCTGTATTTAGTCTAAAATAAATACTATCCGAACCACAAACGCAACGCCTGTAACTATTTCTTATATAATCTACAGATTCAAACGAAAAAGGACGCTGTGCTATAATTTCGAAATGCTCAAACAATGAGTCAAAATACTTATCTGCTTGTATCATCCCAAATTTTTGCACTCCATAGCGATGAATTCGAATTAAATCTTCTTTAGCGGTATTACTTATTTTGTAATTACTCATTAAGCAATGACTTGGCTTCTTTTAAAATCTCGTTTCTATTATCCTGAGTGAAACCACTATTTTCCGCTTTTTCTAATTTAATGGCGATCCAATCTATTTGTACTTGTTGCTGTCTAGCTTGTCGTATCAAATCATTTACTAACTCACTTTTACTAGTATATTCATGATTCTCTATTTGATTCTTTAGCCATTCATCATTTGGTTTTGTTAAAGAAATACTTTGCCTAGCCATAATAAAATTATTTTGATGTAAATTTACAGCAAAAACGCATCACGTACAAATCTAATTACTTTAGACTGTTTCGTAAAAGTAGCCGATGCTATTTTAGCACAAGGGGTAATATAAGTTTAAAGCCCTAATAAAAATAAAAAGCGAAGTTTCTGTGAGGAAGCTTCGCTCTTTTTTTTATGTCATTTTTTGATTGCTTTTAGCTTAGAAATCTAACCAAGCAAAACCCTATCTTTGCACTACTTTAAAAAGCAAGATGCAAGTCACTACCAAAGCCATAGTATTATCCGCTTTAAAATATGGAGATACCAGTTTGATTGTAAAGATTTATACAGCATCAGACGGGTTAAAATCATACTTGCTCAAAGGAGTGTTGGCTTCTAAAAAAGGGAAGCTAAAAACCGCGTACTTTCAGCCATTAATGCAATTAGAATTAGTGGCCTATCATAAAAATAAAGGAACATTAGAAACGGTTAGAGAGGCAAAACCTAGCTACCATTACCAAAGTTTACATACCAACATTACTAAAAATGCGTTAACCTTTTTTCTAGCAGAAATGCTGAGTAATAGTATTCAAGAAGAAGAAGAAGATAATGATAACTTATTTGAATTTTTGGAAGCATCCTTGCAATGGTTAGACAGTCATGATGAAATTTCAAATTTTCATCTTTATTTTTTAATGGTACTAACCAAGTACTTTGGTTTTTATCCTGATATATCAGAAAGCAAAGCGCCTTATTTTGATTTGCAAGAAGGGGCTTTTTCCTATTCGCTATCACTAAATCCAATAGTGCTAGGTGAGAATTTATATTATTTCAAACAGTTTTTGGGCATAAATTTTGATGCAATTAACGCAATAAAGATGAGTAAACGGCAGCGTCAAGAACTCTTAAAATCAATAATTCTTTATTATGAATTACATTTGCACGGATTTAGAAAACCTAAGTCACTTGCTATTTTAAATGAAGTTTTTAGTTAGAATGTATAAAAGTTTTGCAATACTATTATTCTTTATTTCTGCATCTATAACCGGACAAGAGATTACTATTTTAGATATAGAGTCTAAAGAGCCTATTGTAAATGTAGCTGTTTATAATACGGATAAATCAAAGACCAGTATTACAGATTTTGACGGAAGATGTGATTTGAGTCTCTTTGACAAAAATGAACGCATCTTTTTTAAGCATCTGGGCTATGATATTTTTAAATCATCAAAAGCAGTAGTGCTAAAAAGGGAAAATATCTTATACCTTTTTCCAAAAGCTCAGGAGCTCAATGAAGTCGTCATGTCTATTTCTAAATGGGAACAACAAAAGAAAGACATTCCTCAGAAAATAGTGTCTATTGATGCAAAATCAATTGCTTTTTCTGCCCCACAAACTTCGGCAGATTTACTTCAAAATAGCGGCAAGGTGTTTGTTCAAAAAAGTCAGTTAGGTGGCGGGAGTCCTATGATTAGGGGTTTTTCAACCAATAGGTTGTTGCTTTCAGTAGATGGAGTGCGTATGAATAACGCCATATTTAGAGGTGGTAATATTCAAAATGTAATTTCTATAGATCCGTTTACAGTAAAAAATACGGAAATTATATTTGGCCCTGGATCTGTGATATATGGTAGTGATGCTATTGGCGGGGTGATGAATTTTTTGACTAAAAAAGTGCAATTTTCTACTACAGATGAGACTCTTTTTAATGGAGTAGCAAACTATAGGTATGTTGCTGCAAATACAGAAAATACGGCACACGTAGATTTTAATATTGGTAAAAAGCAATGGGCTTTCTTGACGAGTGTATCTTATAATGATTTCGGCGATTTAAAAATGGGCAAGCATGGTGAGGATTCCTATTTGAGAGAAAACTATGTGCAAACTAATAATGGTGAAGATGTTTTAGTGGCTAATACGGATAATAGATTACAAGTGCCAACAGGCTATAATCAAATTAATCTACTTCAAAAAATAGCATTTAAACCAAATACAAATTGGGATATTAATTGGAGCAATTACTATTCAGAAACTTCAGATTATTCTAGGTATGATCGTTTAATTAGACCCAATAGCGCTGGAGACGGCTTACGTTCTGCGGAATGGTATTACGGGCCTCAAAAATGGTTGATGAGTAACTTGCAGTTCAATAAAAATGGAAAAGGAAAGTTTTATGATGGCCTAAAAATTACTACCGCCTACCAGCATTTTGAAGAAAGCAGGCATGACCGAGGTTTTCAAGATGCTATTTTGTATAGTACAGAAGAGAAGTTAGATGCCTTATCTGCAAATATAGATTTTGAAAATAAACGAATTGGAGATTTGCGCTTGTATTACGGTGGGGAATATATCTTTAATAAAGTGTATTCTACCGGGAGTCAGTTCAATAGAAATACCGAAGAAACTGCGGCTACAGCAAGTAGGTATCCAGATGGGGCTACATGGCAAACGTTAGCGGGGTATATAAATACAGAATATAAGGCGAAGCCTAATTTTTCTTTGCTGTCAGGAATTAGATATAGTCATGTTTGGGTAGCTGCAGAATTTGACGATACGTATTATAGTTTTCCTTTTGATAATGCAGATTTAAGTACCGGAGCACTTACCGGTAGTTTAGGAATGAGCTGGTTTCCAAAGGCAGATTTACAAATTACGGCAAATGCATCTACAGGTTTTAGAGCGCCGAATATTGATGACGTGGGTAAAATTTTTGATTCTGAACCAGGGTCTGTTGTAGTTCCTAACCCGGATTTAGAGCCAGAGTATGCTTATAATATGGAGCTAGGGATTCAGAAAAATATTAAAGACAAAGTGATGTTGAAAGGGGCTACTTTTTATACGTATATGGTGGATGCTTTGGTGCGCAGGGATTTTGAGTTTAACGGAATGTCTGAAATTGAATATAATGGCGAGCTAAGCAATGTGCAGGCCATACAGAATGCAGCAAAAGCCTACGTATATGGCTTTGAATTTGGTGTAGATGTGACCTTTTCAGAACGGATGTCATTAATTTCAAACCTTACCATTACCAAAGGAATAGAGGAAGAAGATGATGGGACGGATTCTCCAGGAAGGCATGTAGCGCCTACCTTTGGTGATATTCATTACATCTGGAAAAATCAGAAATTTAAAACCGATGTATTCTTGAATTTCAATGGGGAAGTTGCTTTTGATGATCTTGCTGTTTCTGAGCAGAGTAAGGCATATATTTATGCCGAAGATGCAAATGGCAATCCTTATTCACCCTCTTGGTATACGTTAAATGTTAGGTCTCAATACGCCATTTCCAATGCGCTAAAAACTACTATTAATTTGGAGAATATTACAAATCAAAGGTATCGCAGCTATTCTTCTGGGATTGTAGCTCCTGGAATAAATCTTGTTTTAGCGGTAGCCTATACTTTTTAAAGAAAAAAAATCCCTAACAAAATAGTGTTAGGGATTTTCTCAAGTATTGTAATATATGCTTATTGCTTAATTTTAGCAGCAGCTTCTTCTGCACTTGTCTTAACTTCAGTCCCTGCAGCTTTTGCACCGTCAACCGCTTTAGTCCCTAGCTCTTTGGCACCATCGACAGTTTTAGCTCCTAACTCTTTAGCATCGCCTACTGCTTTTGTTCCTGCGTCTTTAACATCAGTACCGGCTTCTTTAATTTTAGTAGCAGCGTCTTCACCCAATTCTTTAGTGCCTTCAATAGCATCGTTTCCAGCTTCTTTCATGTCTGTACCTATTTCTGCAGCTTTGTTTGCAGCATCATCACCCATATCTTTTAGGTCTTCACCAGCTTCGTTCATGGCATCGCCAGTAGCTTCTGTAGCTTCCGTAGCTTTGTCTGCAGCATCTCTACAAGAAACAAAACTAGTACTTAATGCAAGCATCAAT
Coding sequences within:
- the gdhA gene encoding NADP-specific glutamate dehydrogenase, whose translation is MDEKIRVFMEEVKTRNGHEPEFIQAVQEVAETVIPYIAKNKIYNGKNILLRMVEPERLISFRVAWVDDKGEIHVNRGYRIQMNSAIGPYKGGLRFHPSVNASILKFLAFEQVFKNSLTTLPMGGGKGGSDFDPKGKSDDEVMRFCHAFMLELNRHIGPNTDVPAGDIGVGAREIGFLFGMYKKIRNEFTGVLTGKGRSWGGSLIRPEATGYGTVYFAQSMLQTQGKDFAGKNVVISGSGNVAQYAAEKALQLGAKILTLSDSQGYIHDKDGIDTEKLEFVMDLKNNQRGRISEYADKYASATFHAGKTPWEVSCDIALPCATQNELSGADAKTLIKNGCICVAEGANMPSTPEAIHEFHEGKILFAPGKASNAGGVATSGLEMSQNSLRISWTREEVDGRLKDIMSDIHDSCIEYGKDENGYCNYVKGANIAGFVKVADAMLAQGVI
- a CDS encoding type II toxin-antitoxin system RelE/ParE family toxin, coding for MSNYKISNTAKEDLIRIHRYGVQKFGMIQADKYFDSLFEHFEIIAQRPFSFESVDYIRNSYRRCVCGSDSIYFRLNTDVIEIMTIIGQQDLKNIR
- a CDS encoding CopG family transcriptional regulator translates to MARQSISLTKPNDEWLKNQIENHEYTSKSELVNDLIRQARQQQVQIDWIAIKLEKAENSGFTQDNRNEILKEAKSLLNE
- the recO gene encoding DNA repair protein RecO, with product MQVTTKAIVLSALKYGDTSLIVKIYTASDGLKSYLLKGVLASKKGKLKTAYFQPLMQLELVAYHKNKGTLETVREAKPSYHYQSLHTNITKNALTFFLAEMLSNSIQEEEEDNDNLFEFLEASLQWLDSHDEISNFHLYFLMVLTKYFGFYPDISESKAPYFDLQEGAFSYSLSLNPIVLGENLYYFKQFLGINFDAINAIKMSKRQRQELLKSIILYYELHLHGFRKPKSLAILNEVFS
- a CDS encoding TonB-dependent receptor, translating into MKFLVRMYKSFAILLFFISASITGQEITILDIESKEPIVNVAVYNTDKSKTSITDFDGRCDLSLFDKNERIFFKHLGYDIFKSSKAVVLKRENILYLFPKAQELNEVVMSISKWEQQKKDIPQKIVSIDAKSIAFSAPQTSADLLQNSGKVFVQKSQLGGGSPMIRGFSTNRLLLSVDGVRMNNAIFRGGNIQNVISIDPFTVKNTEIIFGPGSVIYGSDAIGGVMNFLTKKVQFSTTDETLFNGVANYRYVAANTENTAHVDFNIGKKQWAFLTSVSYNDFGDLKMGKHGEDSYLRENYVQTNNGEDVLVANTDNRLQVPTGYNQINLLQKIAFKPNTNWDINWSNYYSETSDYSRYDRLIRPNSAGDGLRSAEWYYGPQKWLMSNLQFNKNGKGKFYDGLKITTAYQHFEESRHDRGFQDAILYSTEEKLDALSANIDFENKRIGDLRLYYGGEYIFNKVYSTGSQFNRNTEETAATASRYPDGATWQTLAGYINTEYKAKPNFSLLSGIRYSHVWVAAEFDDTYYSFPFDNADLSTGALTGSLGMSWFPKADLQITANASTGFRAPNIDDVGKIFDSEPGSVVVPNPDLEPEYAYNMELGIQKNIKDKVMLKGATFYTYMVDALVRRDFEFNGMSEIEYNGELSNVQAIQNAAKAYVYGFEFGVDVTFSERMSLISNLTITKGIEEEDDGTDSPGRHVAPTFGDIHYIWKNQKFKTDVFLNFNGEVAFDDLAVSEQSKAYIYAEDANGNPYSPSWYTLNVRSQYAISNALKTTINLENITNQRYRSYSSGIVAPGINLVLAVAYTF